The following proteins come from a genomic window of Candidatus Saccharibacteria bacterium oral taxon 488:
- a CDS encoding basic amino acid ABC transporter substrate-binding protein yields MNRTKTRRRGFGISWGIGLGLFVALIGFMAFDILQREGGFGKSNDVLVMGTNAGFKPFEYKQGNEIVGFDVDLAKEIACSVNKELKIEDMAFDGLLPALESGQIDMAVAGMSVTPERAKNALFSEPYYSASQRIIVKKGSPIRNRHQLTGKKIGVQLGTTGDTLARKIVGANVSQFPTAPSVLTELNAGGVEAVILDDAPAAQYTTGFPDLEILPGELSSEHYAIAIKNNNHDLLKKVNRVLAEMKKDGRYDNLIRKHFGPRALESMKKKELEP; encoded by the coding sequence ATGAACAGAACGAAAACGCGACGCCGTGGGTTTGGCATTAGTTGGGGGATAGGCCTGGGGCTGTTTGTGGCGTTGATTGGCTTTATGGCGTTTGATATTTTGCAGCGCGAAGGTGGATTTGGTAAAAGTAATGATGTGTTGGTGATGGGCACCAACGCTGGATTCAAGCCGTTTGAGTACAAGCAGGGCAATGAAATTGTTGGCTTTGATGTTGATTTGGCAAAGGAAATTGCCTGCAGCGTGAATAAAGAGCTAAAGATTGAAGACATGGCGTTTGACGGATTGCTGCCAGCGCTGGAATCAGGGCAAATTGACATGGCGGTGGCTGGCATGTCGGTGACGCCAGAGCGTGCCAAAAATGCGTTATTTTCTGAGCCGTATTATTCAGCCTCGCAGCGGATCATTGTCAAAAAGGGTAGTCCGATTCGGAATCGACATCAACTGACGGGCAAGAAAATTGGTGTGCAGCTAGGCACGACAGGTGATACGCTGGCCAGGAAGATTGTCGGCGCTAACGTGTCGCAATTTCCAACCGCGCCAAGCGTGTTGACAGAGCTCAATGCTGGCGGCGTCGAGGCGGTTATTTTGGATGATGCGCCCGCGGCTCAATACACGACTGGCTTTCCAGACCTAGAAATTTTGCCGGGCGAGTTATCAAGTGAGCACTATGCAATTGCTATCAAAAACAATAATCACGACTTGCTAAAAAAAGTCAACCGAGTGTTGGCGGAGATGAAAAAGGACGGTCGGTATGACAATCTCATTCGCAAACATTTTGGGCCAAGGGCGCTTGAATCGATGAAGAAAAAGGAGCTTGAACCATGA
- a CDS encoding amino acid ABC transporter ATP-binding protein: protein MITVANLKKQFGSNRVLRDIDVEVHEGEVVVVVGSSGSGKSTFLRCLNLLETPTGGRIVIDGVETTAPKVDLNALRQKVGMVFQSFNLFPNLSVLDNIKLAPRKLRKLSDRAATRLAKKLLADVGLADKAGAFPSQLSGGQKQRVAIARALAMEPDIMLFDEPTSALDPEMIGEVLDVIREVAAKGMTMVIVTHEMKFAREVATRMIFLDKGEIIENGPPEQVMDHPVTERARKFFGVKDN, encoded by the coding sequence ATCATTACGGTGGCTAACCTCAAAAAACAGTTTGGCAGTAACCGTGTGCTCAGGGACATTGACGTTGAAGTTCATGAAGGCGAAGTGGTCGTGGTTGTTGGTTCAAGCGGCTCTGGTAAATCAACCTTTTTGCGCTGCTTGAATTTGCTGGAGACGCCGACGGGCGGGCGCATTGTCATCGATGGTGTGGAAACGACAGCGCCAAAAGTCGACCTGAACGCCCTGCGCCAAAAAGTTGGTATGGTGTTTCAATCATTCAATCTGTTCCCGAACTTGAGCGTGCTGGATAATATCAAACTAGCACCGCGGAAATTACGCAAATTGTCTGACCGGGCGGCAACTCGCTTGGCGAAGAAATTACTCGCAGACGTGGGATTGGCGGACAAAGCCGGGGCCTTCCCTTCGCAGCTCTCAGGCGGGCAAAAGCAGCGTGTCGCCATCGCTAGAGCCCTAGCCATGGAGCCGGATATCATGTTGTTTGATGAGCCAACTTCGGCGCTTGACCCCGAGATGATTGGCGAGGTGCTGGATGTGATTCGTGAGGTTGCTGCCAAAGGTATGACCATGGTTATCGTCACGCATGAAATGAAGTTTGCGCGCGAAGTAGCTACGCGGATGATTTTCCTGGACAAGGGTGAGATCATCGAAAACGGTCCACCAGAGCAGGTGATGGATCATCCAGTGACCGAGCGGGCGCGGAAGTTTTTTGGCGTCAAGGATAACTAA
- a CDS encoding GIY-YIG nuclease family protein translates to MSDRLRRIFDSDEHDLLKISPQTQASTPDDRLADAFLEINDFYAEYGRIPEVSTTDVYERKLGVRLRALILDDDKTKILEGLDIHGLLKPVPAPETLDEIFAGDRFGLLNDQTGILTMRNVPANIKKAENIARARKSRDFAKYEQGFKDVHSGLISGELLRSSISSEYQILPGRYFVFNGRLAYVESRDNNFKVNGKVNARLRVIYENGTESNILLRSFARTLYRAKEGARIVPANYQTDLEWSDETNNDQVTGYIYILRSLSEEPQVQNLQNLYKIGYTTGSVENRIKNAQNDPTYLNAPVETVARYKCLNMNTQKLEHLIHHFFAEVRLNISLKLPDGTNYTPNEWYIVPLDVLDRVIELISNGEIVNYYYDSGLHDIVLDKD, encoded by the coding sequence ATGTCTGATAGGCTTAGAAGGATTTTTGATAGTGACGAACACGATTTACTTAAAATCAGTCCGCAAACACAGGCGTCCACTCCTGATGATAGATTGGCTGATGCATTTCTAGAGATCAACGACTTCTATGCTGAATATGGTCGTATCCCAGAAGTGAGTACCACTGACGTATATGAGCGCAAACTTGGTGTTCGGCTTCGTGCTTTAATTTTGGACGATGATAAAACTAAGATACTAGAGGGTCTAGATATCCATGGGCTATTAAAGCCAGTGCCAGCCCCCGAAACTCTAGATGAGATATTTGCTGGTGACAGGTTTGGTTTACTTAATGACCAAACTGGTATATTAACTATGCGTAATGTTCCAGCTAATATTAAGAAAGCTGAAAATATAGCGCGGGCACGTAAAAGTAGAGACTTTGCTAAATACGAGCAAGGGTTTAAGGATGTTCATTCTGGGTTAATATCTGGTGAACTATTGCGTAGTAGTATCAGCAGTGAATATCAGATATTGCCAGGCAGATATTTTGTATTTAATGGTCGGCTGGCGTATGTCGAAAGTCGTGACAATAACTTCAAGGTTAATGGCAAAGTTAACGCGCGCTTGCGTGTTATATATGAAAATGGCACAGAGTCTAATATTCTACTTCGTTCATTTGCACGAACGCTCTATCGAGCAAAAGAAGGTGCGAGAATCGTACCCGCTAATTATCAAACAGATTTGGAGTGGAGTGATGAGACGAACAATGACCAAGTGACTGGTTATATTTATATCCTAAGATCACTCAGTGAAGAACCTCAAGTGCAAAACCTACAAAACCTCTATAAAATAGGTTATACTACTGGCTCTGTCGAAAATCGGATAAAGAATGCGCAAAATGATCCAACCTATCTCAATGCGCCAGTAGAAACGGTCGCTAGATACAAGTGCCTCAATATGAATACTCAAAAATTAGAACACCTTATCCATCATTTCTTTGCCGAGGTAAGACTAAATATATCACTGAAATTACCAGATGGTACTAACTACACACCAAATGAGTGGTATATTGTACCGCTGGATGTGTTAGATAGAGTGATTGAATTGATTAGTAACGGCGAAAT
- a CDS encoding ATP-dependent helicase gives MNTKKRPVNVISIEYNQTGNSVCTNSMGMREMQRRVYEQRHSKYLLIKAPPASGKSRALMFVGLDKLFNQNRRKIIVSVPERSIGASFETTDLKSHGFFANWEVDDKNNLCTPGAEKSKVEAFVAFMNSNDPILICTHATLRLAFEALSPDAFNGCVLAIDEFHHVSSDVGSSRLGSLLRDVMSGSDIHIIAMTGSYFRGDAVPILLPEDEAKFSPVTFNYYDQLNGYEYLKSLGIGYHFYQGQYTSAIHEVLNTDKKTIIHIPNVNSGESTKDKIEEVGQILSVIGEVVYQDDDTGIIHVKRHEDGKIIKAADLVDDTDQIKRAKTLTYLSQVAKEDIGAVDIIIALGMAKEGFDWPFCEHALTIGYRASLTEIIQIIGRCTRDSSNKTQAQFTNLITEPEATTDEVKLSVNNMLKAITGSLLMEQVLAPNFKFKTKTTGDDASTRPKGIISIRGFKEPSSDRVKQIIETDLNDLKANILQDEIIIKASATNLDPQVTNKVLIPKIIRERYPDLTETQIEELRQQVVVDSVIKNGETKEVGDRRFIKMADKFVNIDEINIDLIDSVNPFQKAFEILSKSVTTQVLRVIQEAIAATRIDVTEEEAELLWPKINLFYELHGRKPDINSRNEQEKRMAEVLSYLQRKKREDIASGGSNV, from the coding sequence ATGAACACCAAAAAACGGCCAGTAAATGTTATTAGTATTGAATATAATCAGACTGGCAATAGTGTCTGCACTAACAGCATGGGTATGCGCGAAATGCAACGGCGTGTGTATGAGCAACGTCACTCTAAATATCTACTCATAAAGGCGCCTCCAGCATCTGGTAAATCTCGTGCCTTGATGTTTGTTGGTCTAGATAAGCTATTCAATCAAAATCGTCGCAAGATCATCGTATCAGTACCAGAACGCTCTATAGGTGCTTCTTTTGAGACAACTGATCTGAAGTCACATGGCTTTTTTGCTAATTGGGAAGTTGACGATAAGAATAATCTGTGCACTCCTGGTGCTGAAAAAAGCAAAGTTGAAGCATTTGTGGCATTTATGAATAGTAATGATCCTATCCTTATCTGTACGCACGCTACGCTGAGGCTTGCTTTTGAAGCTTTGTCGCCAGACGCATTCAATGGTTGTGTATTAGCAATTGATGAGTTTCATCATGTATCATCAGATGTTGGCTCTAGCCGGCTTGGTAGTCTACTCCGAGATGTTATGAGTGGTAGTGATATACATATTATCGCCATGACTGGTTCATATTTCCGCGGTGATGCCGTACCTATTCTACTGCCAGAAGACGAAGCTAAGTTCTCACCAGTGACATTTAATTATTATGATCAACTAAATGGTTATGAGTATTTGAAATCACTAGGTATTGGTTACCATTTTTATCAAGGCCAATACACTTCAGCTATTCATGAAGTGCTTAACACTGATAAAAAAACTATTATACACATACCAAATGTTAATAGCGGTGAATCGACTAAGGATAAAATAGAGGAAGTTGGTCAGATCCTTAGTGTTATTGGCGAGGTGGTTTATCAAGACGATGATACGGGCATTATCCACGTTAAGCGACATGAGGATGGTAAGATCATCAAGGCTGCTGATCTTGTGGATGATACTGACCAAATAAAGCGTGCGAAAACCTTAACTTACCTGAGTCAAGTCGCTAAGGAGGATATAGGCGCTGTCGACATTATTATTGCTCTAGGTATGGCTAAAGAAGGTTTTGATTGGCCTTTCTGTGAACATGCTCTAACTATTGGTTATCGTGCATCACTGACAGAGATTATCCAAATTATTGGTCGTTGTACACGTGATAGTTCCAATAAAACGCAGGCTCAGTTTACTAACCTAATTACTGAACCCGAGGCTACTACTGATGAAGTGAAGCTATCTGTTAATAATATGCTAAAGGCTATCACGGGATCATTACTCATGGAGCAGGTACTCGCACCAAATTTTAAGTTCAAGACAAAGACGACTGGCGATGATGCTTCAACCCGTCCTAAGGGGATTATCAGTATTCGTGGATTCAAGGAGCCAAGCAGCGATCGAGTAAAACAAATTATCGAAACCGACCTTAACGACTTAAAGGCTAATATATTACAGGATGAAATCATCATTAAGGCCTCTGCTACTAATCTTGATCCACAGGTTACCAACAAGGTGTTAATCCCAAAGATCATCCGTGAACGATACCCGGATTTAACCGAAACACAGATAGAAGAGCTTCGCCAGCAAGTTGTGGTCGATTCAGTAATTAAGAATGGTGAGACAAAAGAGGTGGGCGATCGGCGTTTTATCAAGATGGCTGATAAGTTCGTCAATATTGATGAAATCAACATTGATCTTATTGACTCGGTAAATCCGTTCCAGAAAGCATTTGAGATTCTGTCTAAATCTGTAACCACTCAGGTATTGCGTGTTATTCAAGAAGCTATCGCTGCAACACGAATTGATGTAACTGAAGAAGAAGCAGAATTGCTTTGGCCAAAAATCAACTTATTCTATGAATTGCATGGCCGTAAACCAGATATTAATTCGCGAAATGAGCAAGAAAAGCGCATGGCCGAAGTATTGTCCTATTTACAGCGCAAAAAACGTGAAGATATAGCTTCAGGAGGTAGTAATGTCTGA
- a CDS encoding LTA synthase family protein — protein sequence MSTSPSGRGANNRIIIRVAIVLLLLCSAVFFVASRYKIVQFRDAKIDEILFYFKNGLAGGQSSSFTSAVWENIPYVIGLLIILLLPIILKLRWKKRPLRLRHQAYYAGGLFMISLALLVQSFSIPAYVIALAQSSKIYDQHYVDPRGVKLTFPSTKRNLIYIYVESLENTPASKANGGMSDKSVIPELEKLALTNTSFSHRASGLGGALPAHGTTWTVAGMTAQSAGVPLKDGGVFGDRDRNGMGDFNKFLPGAYTLGQVLEKAGYNQSFLMGSNKAFGGRDKLLEQHGDYHIIDLTYARKHGLIPQNYEVWWGYEDKKLFQFARDEATRLSKSDKPFNLQMLTVDTHFTDGWMDKDVCKEQFEAKYDNVHSCASKQIASFVEWAKQQPFYANTTIIISGDHLGMQTPYYEEKIAGAPYQRTVYNAFINPAVRPTHTTNRQFAAFDMYPSTLAALGVTVDGDRMGLGTNLFSNRQTLVEQFGGIDQLNAELAKRSTYYERRILSSS from the coding sequence ATGAGCACCTCTCCGTCTGGCCGCGGCGCCAACAACCGCATTATCATTCGCGTGGCTATCGTCTTGCTATTACTATGTAGCGCCGTTTTCTTTGTCGCTAGCCGCTATAAAATTGTGCAATTTCGTGACGCCAAGATTGACGAGATTTTATTTTATTTCAAGAACGGCCTGGCGGGTGGGCAGTCTAGCAGCTTTACCTCAGCCGTCTGGGAAAATATCCCCTACGTCATTGGGCTGCTCATCATTTTACTACTACCAATCATTCTCAAACTACGTTGGAAAAAACGACCGCTCCGCTTGCGTCACCAAGCCTATTACGCAGGCGGCCTATTCATGATCAGCCTAGCACTGTTGGTTCAAAGTTTTAGCATCCCCGCCTACGTCATCGCCCTCGCCCAGTCGTCAAAGATCTATGATCAGCATTATGTCGATCCGCGCGGCGTCAAATTGACGTTTCCTAGCACCAAACGCAACTTAATTTATATCTACGTCGAGTCGCTGGAAAATACACCGGCCTCCAAAGCCAACGGCGGCATGAGCGACAAATCAGTCATTCCAGAGCTGGAGAAATTGGCACTAACTAATACCTCCTTTTCACACCGAGCCTCAGGCCTCGGCGGCGCCCTACCTGCACATGGTACCACTTGGACGGTGGCAGGCATGACCGCTCAATCCGCCGGTGTGCCACTCAAAGACGGCGGTGTGTTCGGTGACCGCGACCGTAATGGCATGGGTGATTTTAATAAATTCTTGCCGGGCGCTTATACCCTTGGGCAAGTGCTTGAAAAAGCCGGCTACAACCAATCATTCCTCATGGGCTCAAACAAAGCCTTCGGCGGGCGCGATAAACTACTGGAGCAACACGGCGATTACCACATCATTGACCTCACCTATGCCCGAAAGCATGGTTTAATCCCACAAAACTACGAGGTGTGGTGGGGCTACGAAGACAAAAAGCTTTTCCAATTTGCCCGCGATGAAGCCACTCGCCTCAGCAAATCGGACAAGCCATTCAACCTGCAAATGCTGACCGTTGACACGCACTTCACCGATGGCTGGATGGATAAAGACGTTTGCAAGGAGCAATTTGAAGCGAAATACGACAATGTTCATTCCTGCGCCTCCAAACAAATCGCGTCCTTCGTCGAGTGGGCCAAGCAACAGCCATTTTACGCTAACACTACCATCATCATCAGCGGCGACCACCTCGGCATGCAGACGCCATATTATGAAGAAAAGATTGCCGGTGCTCCCTACCAACGAACTGTCTATAACGCCTTCATCAACCCCGCCGTTCGGCCAACTCACACCACCAACCGCCAATTCGCTGCCTTTGACATGTATCCGTCGACCCTGGCGGCACTGGGCGTGACAGTAGATGGTGACCGTATGGGGCTGGGTACTAATTTGTTCTCAAATCGCCAGACACTGGTCGAACAATTTGGCGGCATTGACCAGCTCAATGCTGAGCTCGCCAAACGCTCAACTTACTACGAGCGGCGAATCTTGAGCAGTTCATAA
- a CDS encoding NUDIX domain-containing protein, with product MQRRVNVRGIIISDQGEIFCQKLTANSGAGREFWCTPGGGLELGESLLDGLRREMIEETGVKPTIGKLLFIQQFTDTNPSSKHGVTEQLEFFFSITNWRDYQHVNLEKTSHGVEEVAECGFVDPKTTRILPSYLTEVDLNWLVNESTDVQIMSEL from the coding sequence ATGCAGCGACGAGTTAACGTACGCGGAATTATCATAAGCGATCAGGGCGAGATTTTTTGCCAGAAATTAACCGCCAATAGCGGGGCGGGGCGAGAGTTTTGGTGTACGCCGGGCGGCGGATTGGAGCTGGGCGAGAGTTTGCTGGACGGTTTACGCCGAGAGATGATCGAGGAAACTGGCGTCAAACCAACCATTGGCAAGCTATTATTCATCCAACAATTTACCGACACCAACCCCTCGTCTAAACACGGCGTTACCGAGCAGCTCGAATTTTTCTTCTCCATCACCAACTGGCGTGATTACCAGCACGTCAATCTGGAAAAAACATCGCACGGCGTCGAGGAAGTGGCGGAATGCGGCTTTGTCGATCCGAAAACCACACGGATTTTGCCGAGTTACCTAACAGAGGTTGACCTAAACTGGCTGGTTAATGAATCGACTGATGTTCAGATAATGAGTGAATTGTAA
- a CDS encoding class I SAM-dependent DNA methyltransferase produces the protein MRITLKDVENNVKPLGDKLTYNKDFIFDLLAAYGRAPANITRLRNGQLNVAEDRVNEIAQKGVVYFKPVDVSDNELYAVVDDLKTSPSIVRYSIRFIIVTNYKKLLAIDTKTSEPLDIELQEIDKHYTYFLPWAGMEKTQFIADNHADVRAAEKMAKLFDILVAHNNYKTADEWHNLTIFFTRLLFCFFAEDTGIFQKNQFVDAVGSYTQEDGSDMHEFLLVLFEALDDEDKSVYPAYLAAFPYVNGRLFSKDFAVIPQFNKQARDLLIEASSKLDWSDINPDIFGSMFQAVIRPGKRVGLGQHYTSVPNIMKTIEPLFLDELKEEFDRVFNDNKRLERLLERIGSIKVFDPACGSGNFLVIAYKELRKLEHAILERKGELTGMMQQALLGSRVDIENFYGIEIDDFAHEVAILSLWLAKHQMNMEFTEKFGIDLPLIPLKETGSIIHGNAARIDWQDVCPNSANDEVYIIGNPPYVGAKLQNSTQKRDYEYVFYDEPYSKNLDYIALWFIKGARYIAGSNAQLAFVATNSVTQGEHVGLMFPKIFEYGVEIGFAYTSFKWENNAKHNAGVTVCVVSLRNPSTKPKYIFTEGVQTQVDNINGYLAAGRSDLFINRRNHSISNLPDMVFGSMPRDGGFLVLSPADRRILLSESKESAKYIKKYLGAAEYIRGIDRYCLWITSDQYDSASMIPGIKQRLEKVANNRAGSNAKSTRDYANRPYRFVQISYKPTSSIIVPRVSSERREYLPIGYLSKDTVISDAANAVYDAEPYIFGLLSSRMHMMWVRAVAGRLKTDFRYSSAIVYNNFPVPVLTDIEKANIEEKSFAVLDARENHPEKTIAEMYDPDKMPDDLRLAHQALDGVVDKIYRKKPFESDEERLAYIFNLYETITSKERSA, from the coding sequence ATGCGTATAACACTAAAAGATGTTGAGAATAATGTAAAACCTCTTGGTGATAAGTTGACCTACAACAAAGATTTTATATTTGATTTGCTAGCTGCCTACGGTCGAGCACCAGCCAACATTACACGTCTACGCAATGGTCAGCTCAATGTTGCTGAAGATAGGGTTAACGAGATCGCTCAGAAGGGAGTTGTCTATTTTAAACCCGTGGACGTTTCGGACAATGAATTATATGCGGTCGTTGACGACCTAAAGACTAGCCCCTCTATCGTTCGCTATAGTATTAGGTTTATTATTGTTACTAACTATAAAAAACTCCTTGCAATAGACACTAAGACAAGCGAGCCACTCGATATTGAGCTTCAGGAAATTGACAAGCACTACACATATTTTCTGCCCTGGGCGGGAATGGAGAAAACACAGTTTATCGCTGATAACCATGCCGATGTTAGGGCTGCCGAGAAGATGGCAAAACTTTTTGATATACTCGTTGCCCATAACAATTACAAGACTGCCGATGAGTGGCATAACCTTACGATATTTTTTACCCGTTTACTATTCTGTTTCTTTGCAGAGGATACTGGAATATTCCAAAAGAACCAATTTGTTGATGCTGTTGGATCGTACACACAAGAAGACGGCTCTGACATGCATGAGTTTTTACTGGTGTTATTTGAGGCATTAGACGATGAGGATAAATCAGTCTACCCAGCTTATTTAGCGGCATTCCCGTATGTAAACGGTCGGTTGTTTTCCAAAGACTTTGCTGTGATACCACAGTTTAATAAGCAGGCTCGTGATCTGCTAATTGAAGCTTCGAGCAAGCTCGATTGGAGCGATATTAATCCTGACATATTTGGTAGTATGTTTCAGGCAGTTATCCGCCCAGGAAAACGGGTTGGTCTGGGTCAGCATTATACTAGTGTGCCTAATATCATGAAAACAATTGAGCCATTATTTCTCGATGAATTAAAAGAAGAGTTTGATAGAGTATTTAACGACAATAAGAGGCTGGAGCGGCTACTGGAGAGGATCGGTAGCATAAAAGTGTTTGACCCAGCCTGTGGTTCTGGCAATTTCTTGGTTATCGCCTACAAAGAATTACGCAAACTTGAGCATGCTATTCTTGAACGGAAGGGTGAGCTAACAGGTATGATGCAGCAGGCTCTGCTTGGCTCTCGTGTAGATATTGAAAATTTTTATGGTATTGAGATTGACGATTTCGCTCACGAGGTTGCAATCCTTTCACTTTGGCTTGCTAAGCACCAGATGAATATGGAGTTTACTGAAAAGTTTGGCATCGACTTGCCTCTCATACCCCTGAAAGAAACTGGAAGTATCATACACGGTAATGCGGCCCGAATTGATTGGCAAGACGTGTGTCCAAATAGTGCCAATGATGAAGTGTATATTATTGGCAATCCACCTTATGTTGGTGCAAAATTACAAAATTCTACCCAAAAACGAGATTATGAATATGTGTTTTATGACGAGCCATACTCCAAAAATCTTGATTACATTGCGTTATGGTTTATTAAGGGTGCTCGATATATTGCTGGCTCAAATGCTCAATTAGCATTTGTCGCCACTAACTCTGTGACACAAGGTGAACATGTAGGGCTCATGTTTCCAAAGATTTTTGAGTATGGTGTAGAAATTGGTTTTGCGTACACTTCATTCAAATGGGAAAATAATGCCAAGCATAACGCGGGGGTAACAGTATGCGTTGTGAGTTTACGCAATCCAAGTACAAAACCTAAGTATATATTTACTGAAGGGGTCCAGACTCAGGTAGATAATATCAACGGATATCTTGCTGCTGGTCGATCAGATTTGTTTATCAATCGGCGAAATCACTCCATATCTAATCTACCAGATATGGTGTTTGGTTCTATGCCAAGAGACGGTGGATTCTTAGTATTGTCGCCAGCCGACCGCAGAATACTACTATCAGAGTCAAAGGAGTCCGCAAAATATATCAAGAAATATCTTGGAGCTGCAGAGTATATTCGCGGCATAGACCGATACTGTCTATGGATTACGAGTGATCAGTACGACTCAGCAAGTATGATACCTGGCATCAAACAAAGGTTAGAGAAAGTAGCTAACAACAGAGCTGGAAGTAATGCTAAAAGCACCCGTGACTACGCCAATCGACCATACCGTTTTGTACAAATTAGTTATAAACCGACCAGCTCAATAATCGTCCCTCGTGTTTCTTCAGAGCGTCGTGAGTATTTGCCGATAGGCTATCTAAGCAAAGACACTGTCATATCTGATGCCGCTAACGCTGTTTATGATGCTGAGCCATACATTTTTGGGCTGCTCTCAAGTCGCATGCATATGATGTGGGTACGCGCAGTAGCTGGTCGACTTAAAACAGATTTTCGATATTCTTCTGCTATCGTATACAACAACTTTCCAGTTCCAGTATTGACCGATATAGAAAAGGCTAATATCGAAGAAAAATCATTTGCTGTTCTGGATGCTCGCGAGAATCATCCAGAAAAGACTATTGCCGAAATGTACGACCCAGATAAAATGCCCGATGATTTGCGTCTTGCACATCAGGCGCTTGATGGCGTCGTGGATAAAATCTACCGCAAGAAACCATTCGAAAGTGACGAGGAACGCCTTGCATACATATTTAACTTATATGAAACTATAACATCAAAAGAGAGGTCTGCATGA
- a CDS encoding amino acid ABC transporter permease: protein MNFLEVIFGDGRWLYLWHGLEVTLVLTVLSLLLGTAIGVIIALLRTSDVRPFKSLGRYSWTKGLSRWNPLAWLGKVYVDIIRGTPLLVQLLIMYYVVFGSYQFMPKIFVAAIAFGINSGAYIGEIIRGGIESVDKGQMEAARSLGFSRWQAMRLVILPQALKNSLPALIGEFIALLKETSVVGWIGLNDIMRGADNIRFQTATAFQSLFAAAVMYLALTAIFTRVMTRVERRLKDGSE from the coding sequence ATGAATTTCCTGGAAGTGATTTTTGGCGACGGTCGGTGGCTCTATTTGTGGCACGGTCTAGAGGTAACCTTGGTATTGACCGTTTTGTCACTACTGTTAGGCACGGCCATCGGTGTCATCATCGCTCTCCTGCGAACCTCGGACGTGCGACCGTTTAAGTCACTCGGTCGCTATTCGTGGACCAAAGGGCTGAGCCGCTGGAATCCGCTGGCGTGGCTTGGCAAAGTGTATGTCGACATCATTCGAGGGACGCCGCTGCTGGTTCAGCTGTTGATTATGTACTACGTCGTCTTTGGTTCGTATCAGTTTATGCCGAAGATCTTTGTGGCAGCGATTGCCTTTGGTATCAATAGTGGTGCGTACATTGGCGAGATTATCCGCGGTGGTATCGAAAGTGTTGATAAGGGGCAAATGGAAGCAGCGCGTTCGCTGGGCTTTAGTCGTTGGCAGGCCATGCGTTTGGTGATTTTGCCACAAGCGCTCAAAAATTCGTTGCCAGCGCTGATCGGCGAATTCATCGCCCTACTGAAAGAGACGTCGGTGGTTGGCTGGATTGGGCTGAATGATATCATGCGCGGCGCTGACAATATTCGGTTTCAAACGGCCACGGCGTTTCAGTCATTGTTTGCCGCAGCGGTGATGTACTTGGCATTGACCGCGATATTTACCCGCGTGATGACGCGAGTGGAGAGGAGATTGAAAGATGGCAGTGAATAA